A portion of the Leifsonia sp. EB41 genome contains these proteins:
- a CDS encoding dipeptide ABC transporter ATP-binding protein has translation MSDVVTIDNLSVTFSTDAGAVKAVDDVTLRVSPGEVLAIVGESGSGKTVTAKTILGLLPETATASGAVVLRSKDGTSEADVISLNKKELREVRGTDVAMVFQEPSTALNPVFQVGWQIAEGLRAHGKLSKKEAQKQAVDVLRLVGIPEPEKRVKYYPHQFSGGQKQRIVIAMALVLNPGLIVADEPTTALDVTVQAEILDLLRRCRDEFGAAIVLITHNMGVVADLADRVAVMYQGKVVEEADARTLFASPKDEYTRKLLASVPHIGQGAVATQDRAIARAERPQAAPVVAARDLRIQYPGRLGRPGFVAVDGVSFDIRPGEVLGLVGESGSGKTTIGRAIAGLGKVTDGSLEVLGIEMNGVKERQFRKVRSDIGFVFQDPASSFNPLLTIADCVAEPLVVHGRASSPAAARARVDELLEAVQLPRSYGDRFPHELSGGQRQRASLARALALEPTLLIADEPTSALDVSVQARVLELFADLQREFGFAALFISHDLAVVDLLADRIAVLHRGKLVEEGTGAEVLGNPREPYTQRLLASLPVPDPVEQADRREALRALQADSA, from the coding sequence ATGAGCGACGTCGTCACCATCGACAACCTGTCGGTGACCTTCTCCACCGACGCCGGCGCCGTCAAGGCCGTCGACGATGTCACCCTGCGCGTGTCGCCCGGCGAAGTGCTGGCGATCGTGGGGGAGTCCGGTTCGGGCAAGACCGTCACCGCCAAGACCATCCTCGGCCTGCTGCCGGAGACCGCGACCGCCTCGGGCGCCGTGGTGCTGCGCAGCAAGGACGGCACCAGCGAGGCGGACGTCATCTCGCTGAACAAGAAGGAGCTCAGGGAGGTGCGCGGCACCGACGTAGCCATGGTCTTCCAGGAGCCGTCCACCGCACTGAACCCCGTCTTCCAGGTGGGCTGGCAGATCGCCGAGGGCCTGCGCGCCCACGGCAAGCTGTCCAAGAAGGAAGCGCAGAAGCAGGCGGTCGACGTCCTCCGCCTGGTCGGCATCCCCGAGCCGGAGAAGCGGGTCAAGTACTACCCGCACCAGTTCTCCGGCGGCCAGAAGCAGCGCATCGTGATCGCGATGGCGCTCGTGCTGAACCCGGGCCTGATCGTCGCCGACGAGCCGACCACCGCGCTCGACGTGACCGTGCAGGCGGAGATCCTCGACCTGCTGCGGCGCTGCCGCGACGAGTTCGGTGCGGCCATCGTGCTGATCACGCACAACATGGGCGTGGTCGCCGACCTGGCCGACCGGGTCGCGGTCATGTACCAGGGCAAGGTCGTCGAGGAGGCCGACGCGCGCACACTGTTCGCGTCGCCCAAGGACGAGTACACGCGGAAGCTCCTGGCCTCCGTGCCGCACATCGGCCAAGGCGCCGTCGCAACGCAGGACCGGGCGATCGCCCGCGCAGAGCGTCCGCAGGCGGCTCCGGTGGTCGCGGCGCGCGATCTGCGCATCCAGTACCCCGGCCGGCTCGGCCGCCCCGGGTTCGTGGCGGTCGACGGTGTGAGCTTCGACATCCGCCCCGGCGAGGTGCTCGGCCTGGTGGGCGAGTCCGGTTCCGGCAAGACGACGATCGGCCGCGCGATCGCCGGTCTCGGCAAGGTCACCGACGGCTCGCTGGAGGTGCTCGGGATCGAGATGAACGGCGTGAAGGAGCGGCAGTTCCGCAAGGTGCGCAGCGACATCGGCTTCGTGTTCCAGGACCCGGCGTCGAGCTTCAACCCGCTGCTGACGATCGCGGACTGCGTGGCGGAGCCGCTCGTCGTGCACGGCAGGGCGTCCTCGCCCGCTGCCGCGCGTGCCCGGGTGGACGAGCTGCTGGAGGCCGTGCAGCTGCCGCGCAGCTACGGCGACCGGTTCCCGCACGAGCTCTCCGGCGGCCAGCGGCAGCGGGCGAGCCTCGCGCGCGCCCTCGCCCTGGAGCCGACCTTGCTGATCGCCGACGAGCCGACTTCGGCCCTCGACGTCTCGGTGCAGGCGCGGGTGCTGGAGTTGTTCGCCGACCTCCAGCGCGAGTTCGGCTTCGCGGCGCTGTTCATCAGCCACGACCTCGCGGTCGTCGACCTCCTGGCCGACCGGATCGCGGTGCTGCACCGCGGCAAGCTGGTGGAGGAGGGCACGGGCGCCGAGGTGCTCGGCAACCCGCGCGAGCCGTACACGCAGCGGCTGCTGGCCTCCCTGCCGGTGCCGGACCCGGTGGAACAGGCCGACCGGCGGGAGGCGCTGCGCGCACTCCAAGCCGACAGCGCCTAG
- a CDS encoding ATP-binding cassette domain-containing protein — translation MSSEPAILVSDLSVEYPARGVSPSCVALRGVSFRLEAGQSLGVLGETGSGKSTLAAVLAGRGLPLRSGEPGPRISGGDATVLGHSLRHARKRDLAEVTFHVGYLPQEAAATLEPSLSVQDNVSLPIFERDEHYDRRAAGERAALMLDTVHLPLSVLTKYPYQLSAGQRQRVALAKALVLGPQVLVVDEPTAGIDATVRDAVIDLLAQLRTHEGFTAVIVSHDLAVLRRATDNSLVLQGGRPIAYGPIEDVLADPSHPFVRGLADALKPPQRRRERRPQIAAK, via the coding sequence GTGAGTTCCGAACCTGCCATCCTCGTCAGCGACCTGTCCGTCGAATATCCCGCCAGGGGCGTCAGCCCTTCGTGCGTCGCACTCCGCGGGGTGAGCTTCCGTCTGGAGGCCGGACAGTCGCTGGGGGTCCTGGGCGAGACGGGTTCGGGCAAGAGCACGCTGGCCGCGGTGCTCGCCGGGCGGGGGCTTCCCCTCCGCTCCGGCGAGCCCGGCCCGCGGATCAGCGGCGGCGACGCGACCGTGCTCGGGCACTCGCTGCGGCACGCGCGCAAGCGGGACCTGGCCGAGGTGACCTTCCACGTCGGCTACCTGCCGCAGGAGGCCGCGGCAACGCTGGAGCCGTCGCTGTCGGTTCAGGACAACGTCTCGCTGCCGATATTCGAGCGCGACGAGCACTACGACCGCCGGGCGGCGGGGGAGCGGGCCGCGCTAATGCTGGACACCGTCCACCTCCCGCTCAGCGTGCTCACCAAGTACCCCTACCAGCTCAGCGCCGGACAGCGGCAGCGCGTCGCTCTCGCCAAGGCGCTGGTGCTCGGCCCGCAGGTGCTGGTCGTGGACGAGCCGACCGCCGGCATCGACGCGACGGTGCGTGACGCGGTGATCGACCTCCTGGCCCAGCTCCGGACGCACGAGGGCTTCACGGCCGTTATCGTCAGCCACGACCTGGCCGTGCTGCGCCGCGCGACGGACAACTCGCTGGTGCTGCAGGGCGGCCGTCCCATCGCCTACGGGCCGATCGAGGACGTGCTGGCCGACCCGTCGCATCCGTTCGTGCGCGGGCTGGCGGACGCGCTGAAGCCGCCGCAGCGCCGGCGGGAGCGCCGGCCGCAGATCGCGGCGAAGTAG
- a CDS encoding ABC transporter permease, whose translation MASRKGTIWSRLPVVHQLRQSVGLQRGMLITGLVLTGLFILVAIFAPVIAPYGFSQLKDAHGQFGSQQPPSPAHIWGTTVGGYDVYSRVIWGAQTAILVIVVAVVLSIFAGVILGLVSGYFGGWVDRVLVVIADAIYAFPSLLLAIVMAIVISGGQSSLWGGILAAAISITVVYIPQYFRVIRSEVVRIKAEAYVESAKVVGASNGRIMFRHVLRNSTRTLPLIFTLNSSDAILTLAALGFLGFGIEPTAAAEWGYDLNKALSDVTSGIWWTSIYPGLAIVLVVLGITLVGESLNDLADPRLRGRRRAAVASGQVAETSVVPGGPLEAGPGGIDGLEGGESFDEHGIEVKP comes from the coding sequence ATGGCCTCGCGCAAGGGCACCATCTGGAGCCGGCTCCCCGTCGTGCACCAGCTGCGCCAGTCCGTCGGACTGCAGCGCGGCATGCTGATCACGGGACTCGTGCTCACCGGCCTGTTCATCCTGGTCGCGATCTTCGCGCCCGTCATCGCACCGTACGGCTTCTCGCAGCTCAAGGACGCGCACGGGCAGTTCGGCTCGCAGCAGCCGCCGAGCCCCGCGCACATCTGGGGCACGACGGTGGGCGGCTACGACGTCTACTCGCGCGTGATCTGGGGAGCGCAGACCGCGATCCTGGTGATCGTCGTCGCCGTCGTCCTGTCGATCTTCGCCGGGGTCATCCTCGGCCTGGTCTCCGGCTACTTCGGCGGCTGGGTCGACCGAGTGCTCGTGGTGATCGCCGACGCGATCTACGCGTTCCCGTCGCTGCTGCTGGCGATCGTGATGGCGATCGTCATCTCGGGCGGCCAGTCCAGCCTCTGGGGCGGCATCCTCGCGGCGGCGATCTCGATCACCGTGGTCTACATCCCGCAGTACTTCCGGGTCATCCGCTCGGAGGTCGTCCGGATCAAGGCGGAGGCCTACGTCGAGTCGGCCAAGGTCGTCGGCGCGAGCAACGGGCGGATCATGTTCCGCCACGTGCTGCGCAACTCCACCCGCACGCTGCCGCTGATCTTCACGCTGAACTCGTCGGACGCCATCCTGACGCTCGCCGCTCTGGGCTTCCTGGGCTTCGGCATCGAGCCGACCGCGGCTGCGGAGTGGGGCTACGACCTCAACAAGGCGCTGTCGGATGTCACGAGCGGCATCTGGTGGACGTCCATCTACCCCGGTCTCGCGATCGTGCTCGTGGTGCTCGGCATCACGCTCGTCGGCGAGAGCCTGAACGACCTCGCCGACCCGCGCCTGCGCGGCCGCCGCCGCGCCGCTGTGGCGTCCGGCCAGGTGGCCGAGACCTCCGTCGTCCCCGGCGGTCCGCTGGAGGCGGGCCCCGGCGGAATCGACGGTCTTGAAGGCGGAGAGTCGTTCGACGAGCACGGAATCGAGGTCAAGCCATGA
- a CDS encoding D-isomer specific 2-hydroxyacid dehydrogenase family protein translates to MTESTPQHRAVLAPGGVPLAPGERPEPGPIAVLPTAEPSFVAAVEAAGGTVEPLSDRTRGVVWLSNKDAAAFPPVLEAHPGIGWVQLPFAGVDAFSGIIQSEDRPGLIWTSAKGAYAQPVAEHALALTLALLRVLPKRVRATSWSTVEEGRSLYGRNVVIIGAGGIALELMVLLAPFDARVTIVRRSPDAVAGAERTVGSDRLREVLPDADVVIVAAALTGGTRHLFGDAEFAAMKSTAYLVNIARGGLVDSEALLRALRAGEIAGAGIDVTDPEPLPDGHPLWSEDACLITPHQADTSEMVAPLLAERVRANVRAFLGDGDFVGRVDPEAGY, encoded by the coding sequence GTGACCGAATCCACACCGCAGCACCGCGCCGTCCTCGCCCCGGGCGGAGTCCCGCTCGCGCCGGGTGAGCGTCCGGAGCCGGGGCCCATCGCCGTGCTCCCGACCGCCGAGCCGTCGTTCGTCGCCGCAGTGGAGGCCGCGGGCGGCACCGTCGAGCCGCTCTCGGACCGCACCCGCGGCGTCGTATGGCTCTCCAACAAGGACGCCGCCGCCTTCCCGCCGGTCCTGGAGGCGCATCCCGGCATCGGCTGGGTGCAGCTCCCGTTCGCGGGCGTCGACGCCTTCTCCGGCATCATCCAGTCGGAGGACCGCCCCGGCCTGATCTGGACCAGCGCGAAGGGCGCGTACGCGCAGCCCGTGGCCGAGCACGCGCTGGCGCTCACCCTCGCGCTGCTGCGCGTCCTCCCGAAGCGCGTGCGGGCGACCTCCTGGTCGACCGTCGAGGAGGGCCGTTCGCTCTACGGCAGGAACGTCGTGATCATCGGTGCCGGCGGGATCGCGCTGGAGCTGATGGTGCTGCTCGCGCCGTTCGACGCCCGTGTGACCATCGTGCGCCGCTCGCCGGACGCGGTGGCCGGCGCCGAGCGCACCGTCGGCTCCGACCGGCTGCGGGAGGTCCTCCCGGACGCCGACGTGGTGATCGTCGCCGCCGCGCTCACCGGCGGTACTCGGCACCTGTTCGGCGACGCGGAGTTCGCGGCCATGAAGAGCACTGCGTACCTGGTGAACATCGCCCGCGGCGGCCTCGTCGACAGCGAGGCGCTGCTACGCGCCCTCCGCGCCGGGGAGATCGCCGGGGCGGGTATCGACGTCACCGACCCGGAGCCGCTCCCGGATGGCCACCCGCTGTGGTCGGAGGACGCCTGCCTGATCACGCCCCACCAGGCCGACACCTCCGAGATGGTCGCTCCGCTGCTCGCCGAGCGGGTCCGTGCGAACGTGCGCGCCTTCCTCGGCGACGGCGATTTCGTGGGCCGCGTGGACCCGGAGGCGGGGTACTGA